The following coding sequences lie in one Saimiri boliviensis isolate mSaiBol1 chromosome 6, mSaiBol1.pri, whole genome shotgun sequence genomic window:
- the NDUFV1 gene encoding NADH dehydrogenase [ubiquinone] flavoprotein 1, mitochondrial — translation MLAARRLLGGSLPARISVRFSSDTAAPKKTSFGSLKDEDRIFTNLYGRHDWRLKGALSRGDWYKTKEILLKGPDWILGEIKTSGLRGRGGAGFPTGLKWSFMNKPSDGRPKYLVVNADEGEPGTCKDREIMRHDPHKLVEGCLVGGRAMGARAAYIYIRGEFYNEASNLQVAIREAYEAGLIGKNACGSGYDFDVFVVRGAGAYICGEETALIESIEGKQGKPRLKPPFPADVGVFGCPTTVANVETVAVSPTICRRGGTWFAGFGRERNSGTKLFNISGHVNHPCTVEEEMSVPLKELIEKHAGGVTGGWDNLLAVIPGGSSTPLIPKSVCETVLMDFDALVQAQTGLGTAAVIVMDCSTDIVKAIARLIEFYKHESCGQCTPCREGVDWMNKVMARFVRGDAQPAEIDSLWEISKQIEGHTICALGDGAAWPVQGLIRHFRPELEERMQRFAQQHQARQTAC, via the exons ATGCTGGCGGCACGGCGGCTGCTCGGCGGGTCGCTCCCCGCGCGGATATCTGTGCGTTTCAGCAGCGACACG GCAGCACCCAAGAAAACCTCATTTGGCTCACTGAAGGATGAAGACCGGATATTCACCAACCTGTATGGCCGGCATGACTGGAG GCTGAAAGGTGCCCTGAGTCGAGGTGACTGGTACAAGACAAAGGAGATCCTGTTGAAGGGGCCTGACTGGATCCTGGGCGAGATCAAGACATCGGGTTTGCGGGGCCGTGGGGGTGCTGGCTTCCCCACGGGCCTCAAGTGGAGCTTCATGAATAAGCCTTCAGATGGCAG GCCCAAGTATCTGGTGGTGAACGCAGATGAGGGGGAGCCGGGCACCTGCAAAGACCGGGAGATAATGCGCCATGATCCTCACAAGCTGGTGGAAGGCTGCCTGGTGGGGGGCCGGGCCATGGGCGCCCGCGCCGCCTATATCTATATCCGAGGGGAGTTCTACAATGAGGCCTCCAATCTGCAG GTGGCCATCCGAGAGGCCTATGAAGCAGGTCTGATTGGCAAGAATGCCTGTGGCTCTGGCTATGATTTTGACGTGTTTGTGGTGCGCGGGGCTGGGGCCTACATCTGTGGAGAGGAGACGGCACTCATCGAGTCCATCGAGGGCAAGCAGGGCAAGCCCCGCCTGAAGCCCCCCTTCCCCGCAGACGTGG GAGTGTTCGGCTGCCCCACAACTGTGGCCAACGTGGAGACAGTGGCAGTGTCTCCCACCATCTGCCGCCGTGGGGGTACCTGGTTTGCTGGCTTTGGCAGAGAGCGCAACTCAGGCACCAAACTATTCAACATCTCTGGCCACGTCAACCACCCTTGCACTGTGGAGGAGGAGATGTCGGTGCCCCTGAAGGAACTGATTGAGAAGCATGCTG GGGGTGTCACTGGTGGCTGGGACAACCTCCTTGCTGTGATCCCTGGTGGCTCCTCTACCCCACTGATCCCCAAGTCTGTGTGTGAGACTGTGCTGATGGACTTCGACGCACTGGTGCAGGCACAGACAGGCCTGGGCACAGCCGCGGTGATCGTCATGGACTGCTCG ACGGACATCGTGAAAGCCATCGCCCGCCTCATTGAGTTCTATAAGCATGAGAGCTGTGGCCAGTGCACCCCATGCCGCGAGG GTGTGGACTGGATGAACAAGGTGATGGCTCGTTTTGTGAGGGGGGACGCCCAGCCAGCCGAGATCGACTCCCTGTGGGAGATCAGCAAGCAGATCGAAGGCCACACCATCTGTGCTCTGGGTGACGGGGCCGCCTGGCCTGTGCAG GGTCTGATCCGCCACTTTCGGCCGGAGCTGGAGGAGCGGATGCAGCGGTTTGCCCAACAGCACCAGGCCCGGCAGACTGCCTGTTAG
- the LOC101047223 gene encoding double C2-like domain-containing protein gamma, whose protein sequence is MTSRTPGPLQSLPRPRGRGLPWPLPQPCVCPQVPVSRSLSLRPGVFPPAPVLRRFSESLRLQPHPGPHGRHCGRRWAASPGEHAGAHAIDVSPGPIRPIRLISHYFPHFYPFAEPVLHPSDPRSAAAPAIRSAPQPQPDPELEGDSDDSTALGTLEFTLLFDADNSALYCTAHHAKGLKPLASGSMDTYVKASLLPGASKASQLQTRTVRATKVPVWEETLTYHGFTRQDAARKTLRLCVCEDPWLWRRRRAPPPGELRVPLRKLVPNQARSFDICLEKWRLPRGPRVWKRPVACPSIRWPGRNEGVSCCRCATALSGAACWWVCCAAPT, encoded by the exons ATGACTTCCCGCACACCGGGTCCCCTCCAAAGTCTGCCACGACCCCGAGGCCGGGGActcccctggcccctcccccaaccctgcGTCTGTCCCCAGGTCCCTGTCTCTAGGTCCCTGTCTCTGAGGCCGGGTGTGTTCCCCCCAGCCCCAGTCCTCAGGCGTTTCTCGGAGTCTCTGCGCCTCCAACCCCATCCAGGCCCCCATGGCAGGCACTGTGGCAGAAGGTGGGCGGCCTCCCCGGGCGAGCATGCAGGAGCACATGCCATCGACGTGAGCCCGGGCCCCATCCGGCCCATCCGCCTCATCTCCCACTACTTTCCCCACTTCTACCCTTTTGCGGAGCCCGTCCTGCACCCTTCGGACCCTCGTTCCGCAGCGGCGCCTGCCATTCGCTCTGCACCCCAGCCACAGCCCGACCCAGAGCTAGAGGGAGACTCAGACGACAGCA CTGCCCTGGGCACCCTGGAGTTCACACTTCTTTTTGATGCGGACAACAGTGCCCTGTACTGCACAGCTCATCATGCCAAG GGCCTCAAGCCATTGGCCTCAGGCTCCATGGACACCTATGTCAAAGCCAGTCTGCTGCCAGGGGCCAGCAAG GCCAGCCAGCTTCAGACACGCACTGTTCGGGCCACGAAGGTACCTGTCTGGGAGGAGACACTCACCTATCATGGCTTCACCCGCCAGGATGCTGCACGAAAGACCCTTAG GCTATGTGTATGTGAAGACCCATGGTTGTGGCGACGGCGGCGGGCACCCCCCCCGGGGGAGCTGCGGGTACCCCTGAGGAAGCTGGTGCCCAACCAAGCCAGGAGCTTCGACATCTGTCTGGAGAAGTGGAGGCT ACCAAGAGGCCCAAGAGTCTGGAAACGGCCCGTGGCATGTCCCTCTATCAG GTGGCCGGGGAGGAACGAGGGCGTGTCCTGCTGTCGCTGTGCTACAGCTCTTAGCGGGGCGGCCTGCTGGTGGGTGTGCTGCGCTGCGCCCACCTAG
- the NUDT8 gene encoding mitochondrial coenzyme A diphosphatase NUDT8 isoform X1 yields MLPDCLSAEGELRCRRLLATATARLRARPASAAVLVPLCSVSGVPALLYTLRSSRLTGRHQGDVSFPGGKCDPADQDVVHTALRETQEELGLAVPQEHVWGLLRPVYDRQKATVVPVLAGVGPLDPQSLRPNPEEVSWGMWLGGSSSLSTVSASCLQVDEVFALPLAHLLQTRNQGYTHFCQGGHFRYTLPVFLHGPHRVWGLTAVITEFALQLLAPGTYQPRLAGLGQPRGSEGLAHPKEPLASPCQASSTPGLNKGL; encoded by the exons ATGCTGCCCGACTGCCTGTCGGCCGAGGGCGAGCTGCGCTGTCGCCGGCTGCTGGCGACGGCCACGGCCCGGCTCCGCGCGCGGCCTGCTTCGGCCGCGGTGCTCGTGCCGCTCTGCTCAGTGAGCGGGGTCCCGGCGCTGCTGTACACTCTGCGGTCCAGCcgcctgactgggagacaccagGGCGACGTCAG TTTCCCAGGCGGCAAGTGCGACCCAGCTGACCAAGACGTGGTGCACACGGCCCTGCGGGAAACCCAGGAGGAGCTGGGCCTGGCAGTGCCCCAGGAGCACGTGTGGGGCCTGCTGCGGCCTGTGTATGATCGG CAAAAGGCCACTGTGGTGCCAGTACTTGCCGGTGTGGGCCCCCTGGATCCCCAGAGCCTCAGGCCCAACCCCGAAGAGGTGAGCTGGGGGATGTGGCTGGGTGGTTCCAGTTCTCTGTCTACcgtctctgcctcctgcctgcagGTGGATGAGGTGTTCGCACTGCCGCTGGCCCACCTGCTGCAGACACGGAATCAGGGCTACACCCACTTCTGCCAGGGTGGCCACTTCCGCTACACGCTCCCCGTCTTCCTGCATGGACCACACCGGGTCTGGGGCCTCACAGCTGTCATCACTGAGTTTGCCCTGCAACTGCTGGCACCTGGTACCTACCAGCCCCGCCTGGCCGGCCTTGGGCAACCCAGGGGCTCTGAGGGCCTGGCCCACCCTAAGGAGCCCCTGGCTTCACCCTGCCAGGCCAGCTCCACTCCAGGACTGAATAAAGGCCTTTGA
- the NUDT8 gene encoding mitochondrial coenzyme A diphosphatase NUDT8 isoform X2, protein MLPDCLSAEGELRCRRLLATATARLRARPASAAVLVPLCSVSGVPALLYTLRSSRLTGRHQGDVSFPGGKCDPADQDVVHTALRETQEELGLAVPQEHVWGLLRPVYDRQKATVVPVLAGVGPLDPQSLRPNPEEVDEVFALPLAHLLQTRNQGYTHFCQGGHFRYTLPVFLHGPHRVWGLTAVITEFALQLLAPGTYQPRLAGLGQPRGSEGLAHPKEPLASPCQASSTPGLNKGL, encoded by the exons ATGCTGCCCGACTGCCTGTCGGCCGAGGGCGAGCTGCGCTGTCGCCGGCTGCTGGCGACGGCCACGGCCCGGCTCCGCGCGCGGCCTGCTTCGGCCGCGGTGCTCGTGCCGCTCTGCTCAGTGAGCGGGGTCCCGGCGCTGCTGTACACTCTGCGGTCCAGCcgcctgactgggagacaccagGGCGACGTCAG TTTCCCAGGCGGCAAGTGCGACCCAGCTGACCAAGACGTGGTGCACACGGCCCTGCGGGAAACCCAGGAGGAGCTGGGCCTGGCAGTGCCCCAGGAGCACGTGTGGGGCCTGCTGCGGCCTGTGTATGATCGG CAAAAGGCCACTGTGGTGCCAGTACTTGCCGGTGTGGGCCCCCTGGATCCCCAGAGCCTCAGGCCCAACCCCGAAGAG GTGGATGAGGTGTTCGCACTGCCGCTGGCCCACCTGCTGCAGACACGGAATCAGGGCTACACCCACTTCTGCCAGGGTGGCCACTTCCGCTACACGCTCCCCGTCTTCCTGCATGGACCACACCGGGTCTGGGGCCTCACAGCTGTCATCACTGAGTTTGCCCTGCAACTGCTGGCACCTGGTACCTACCAGCCCCGCCTGGCCGGCCTTGGGCAACCCAGGGGCTCTGAGGGCCTGGCCCACCCTAAGGAGCCCCTGGCTTCACCCTGCCAGGCCAGCTCCACTCCAGGACTGAATAAAGGCCTTTGA
- the NUDT8 gene encoding mitochondrial coenzyme A diphosphatase NUDT8 isoform X3, with protein MLPDCLSAEGELRCRRLLATATARLRARPASAAVLVPLCSVSGVPALLYTLRSSRLTGRHQGDVSFPGGKCDPADQDVVHTALRETQEELGLAVPQEHVWGLLRPVYDRVDEVFALPLAHLLQTRNQGYTHFCQGGHFRYTLPVFLHGPHRVWGLTAVITEFALQLLAPGTYQPRLAGLGQPRGSEGLAHPKEPLASPCQASSTPGLNKGL; from the exons ATGCTGCCCGACTGCCTGTCGGCCGAGGGCGAGCTGCGCTGTCGCCGGCTGCTGGCGACGGCCACGGCCCGGCTCCGCGCGCGGCCTGCTTCGGCCGCGGTGCTCGTGCCGCTCTGCTCAGTGAGCGGGGTCCCGGCGCTGCTGTACACTCTGCGGTCCAGCcgcctgactgggagacaccagGGCGACGTCAG TTTCCCAGGCGGCAAGTGCGACCCAGCTGACCAAGACGTGGTGCACACGGCCCTGCGGGAAACCCAGGAGGAGCTGGGCCTGGCAGTGCCCCAGGAGCACGTGTGGGGCCTGCTGCGGCCTGTGTATGATCGG GTGGATGAGGTGTTCGCACTGCCGCTGGCCCACCTGCTGCAGACACGGAATCAGGGCTACACCCACTTCTGCCAGGGTGGCCACTTCCGCTACACGCTCCCCGTCTTCCTGCATGGACCACACCGGGTCTGGGGCCTCACAGCTGTCATCACTGAGTTTGCCCTGCAACTGCTGGCACCTGGTACCTACCAGCCCCGCCTGGCCGGCCTTGGGCAACCCAGGGGCTCTGAGGGCCTGGCCCACCCTAAGGAGCCCCTGGCTTCACCCTGCCAGGCCAGCTCCACTCCAGGACTGAATAAAGGCCTTTGA